A single uncultured Acetobacterium sp. DNA region contains:
- a CDS encoding energy-coupling factor transporter transmembrane component T: MFKLKELDPRLKLTWCLFLVFSALVSRSILLNGILLGVILISELLSEKSLKAFKMLSVVLLIIGTQVLIINLIFGRAGELLYSWGILQIYSGFIVTSILAFLRISIISFSAYQFGVHTDPMDMAQMLIHWRIPYRYAMLVPMVARFFPVMIGEYQSICNSQSARGVSNDTVVEKIRNLPASILPLMYRAMRISNDAALSVELRGYGRYASRNFEKKINLHPLEGMTIICLIIGFGGVLIKTIL, from the coding sequence ATGTTTAAACTAAAAGAACTGGATCCCCGGCTCAAACTGACCTGGTGCCTGTTTCTGGTGTTTTCAGCATTGGTATCAAGAAGTATTCTGCTCAATGGCATTTTATTGGGGGTGATCCTCATCAGTGAACTGCTCTCAGAGAAATCTTTGAAAGCTTTTAAAATGTTGTCAGTTGTACTGCTGATTATCGGCACCCAGGTATTGATTATCAATCTGATCTTTGGAAGAGCAGGCGAGCTGCTTTATTCCTGGGGAATCCTACAGATTTACAGTGGCTTTATCGTAACTTCGATCCTGGCTTTTTTAAGAATCAGTATTATCTCGTTTTCGGCCTATCAGTTCGGGGTCCATACTGATCCTATGGATATGGCTCAGATGCTCATTCACTGGCGGATTCCCTATCGTTATGCCATGCTGGTGCCAATGGTGGCCCGGTTTTTCCCGGTGATGATTGGGGAATATCAGTCCATCTGTAATAGCCAGTCGGCCCGTGGGGTTTCAAATGATACCGTGGTTGAGAAAATCCGGAACCTGCCGGCCTCAATTTTACCCTTGATGTACCGGGCCATGCGGATATCCAATGATGCGGCGCTGTCGGTGGAACTCAGAGGCTACGGCCGTTACGCATCCCGAAATTTTGAAAAAAAAATTAATCTCCATCCCCTGGAAGGTATGACCATCATCTGTCTGATTATTGGGTTTGGTGGGGTCTTAATAAAAACGATTTTGTAA
- a CDS encoding DUF2284 domain-containing protein: MKNSENNNYFSLNSYDPHTHGGQYLENMSSASWVSEALFTALDLDLFEILEPYGNDGASAVLLSQKLETEAAVLTPYLALLESLGLLFCFEGIFTNASLTKRYLLSSSPDYLGDAIRFRKTQALQWHHLKTALLQNKSIEIGGQADPAANLDIATLKNKAVNQLTRMKALECVGFFNDLSGKILIIGPGSETMGRCFAKTFPHIYVTLLTDKSAFSPTLTSMTDVAQIHTATKTDLEITAGNSDNDYTLIILTGLFVTDNQQLLHDQLSFCLPLLQPDGILMLHDAFDEHATLMARLSGVNRMIHFGGQVCSRNEVIHNLETAGLLTTALIPLETDTAVIFAAKSSSFLESLTLTPIQRLKHPILSIGFDDVLEIATDSVVVTEFAKKKCAFGCSSANLKHCQANDLSMDETKQLLTTYSRAFLIKGTPGTGEFQRKILAAERLAFIDGFHKAFAFWAGPCHICASCDLEKPCLNTKNRRPSMEGSGIDVFSTVRNNGETLKTLAAKDDFAKYYGLLLLE, encoded by the coding sequence ATGAAAAATTCTGAAAATAACAATTATTTCTCATTAAACAGCTACGATCCTCATACCCATGGCGGTCAGTATCTGGAAAACATGTCATCAGCTTCCTGGGTATCCGAGGCTTTATTCACAGCCCTGGACTTAGATCTTTTCGAAATCCTCGAGCCCTATGGCAATGACGGTGCTTCGGCGGTCCTTCTTTCACAAAAGCTAGAAACTGAAGCTGCGGTACTCACACCCTATCTGGCCTTACTGGAAAGTCTGGGGCTGCTTTTCTGCTTTGAAGGAATCTTCACTAATGCCAGCCTGACCAAACGCTATCTGCTTTCATCCAGCCCGGATTATCTGGGAGATGCTATTCGCTTCCGAAAAACCCAGGCCCTCCAGTGGCATCATTTGAAGACAGCACTATTGCAAAACAAATCCATTGAAATCGGCGGACAAGCTGATCCTGCCGCCAATTTGGACATCGCTACGCTAAAAAATAAGGCAGTTAATCAACTCACCCGCATGAAAGCCCTTGAGTGTGTGGGGTTTTTCAATGACTTATCAGGGAAAATCCTGATCATCGGTCCTGGTTCCGAAACAATGGGACGCTGTTTTGCCAAAACCTTTCCCCATATTTACGTGACCCTCTTAACTGATAAAAGTGCCTTCTCACCGACTTTGACGTCCATGACGGATGTTGCACAGATTCATACGGCAACAAAAACAGATCTGGAAATCACTGCCGGTAATTCCGACAATGATTATACCCTGATTATCCTTACCGGCCTCTTTGTCACTGATAATCAGCAACTTCTTCACGATCAATTATCATTCTGTTTGCCGCTGCTTCAGCCCGACGGCATCCTGATGCTTCACGATGCCTTTGATGAGCATGCAACCCTGATGGCCAGACTATCTGGCGTCAATCGGATGATCCATTTTGGGGGCCAGGTCTGTTCCAGAAACGAGGTCATCCACAACTTAGAGACAGCAGGTCTCTTAACTACTGCTCTGATTCCACTAGAAACCGACACCGCTGTTATTTTTGCCGCAAAATCATCATCATTTTTGGAGTCACTGACCCTGACCCCCATTCAACGCTTAAAACATCCCATTCTAAGCATTGGCTTCGATGATGTCCTGGAAATCGCCACTGATTCGGTAGTTGTTACCGAATTTGCCAAAAAAAAATGCGCTTTCGGCTGTTCATCGGCCAATCTCAAACATTGTCAGGCCAATGATCTCTCCATGGATGAAACCAAACAACTGCTGACCACCTACTCCAGAGCTTTTCTGATTAAAGGAACCCCGGGGACTGGCGAATTTCAACGAAAAATCCTCGCTGCCGAGCGTTTGGCCTTTATTGATGGCTTTCATAAAGCCTTTGCCTTTTGGGCTGGACCCTGTCATATCTGCGCTTCCTGTGATCTGGAAAAACCCTGTCTTAATACCAAAAACCGCCGTCCTTCCATGGAAGGCTCGGGCATTGATGTATTCTCAACGGTTCGCAATAACGGCGAAACCCTGAAAACCCTGGCCGCTAAAGATGACTTTGCGAAGTATTATGGGTTGTTGCTGCTTGAATAG
- a CDS encoding UbiD family decarboxylase encodes MSQDLRVFLEQLDKAGEICHVTEPVKREYEISTLMMELEKQRKYPVMWFDQVEGGDIPVVTNILGTKDRFARAMGVKTEDLSFEFAERIKNRFDDVKVVENPPCNAHLITGDDVDLTKFPIITHFPIDAGPYITSGLTVAKDPETGCETLGFHRLQLKGKNKLGISFHSRQRMWEFFRKSEERGENMKAAICIGVHPNIALGSQASIPYHLGKYGAIGGLFGEPLEVSPCATMDLNVPTYAEIVLEGEVLCNVREPEGPFAEYTNYACFRSTENVFQVNAIRYREKPIFHDITPAMSSEHITIVSIQREGDITKFLKQNLPNIKAVHSPLSSCGIFHCYVSMKKTAEGQAQQVILTALGMDHHIKMVIVVDEDVDVFNEQEVLWAMATRLQADKGVMIFPHMMGETLDPSTGDDGLTAKMGIDATKPLSGYSPKIDIDENVINDIKRLFKHVK; translated from the coding sequence ATGAGTCAGGATTTACGTGTGTTTTTAGAACAATTGGATAAAGCTGGGGAAATCTGCCATGTGACGGAACCTGTCAAGCGGGAATATGAAATCAGCACCCTGATGATGGAGCTGGAAAAACAACGGAAATATCCGGTGATGTGGTTTGATCAGGTGGAAGGCGGCGATATTCCGGTGGTGACCAACATTCTCGGCACCAAAGACCGGTTTGCCAGAGCCATGGGTGTTAAAACCGAAGATCTGTCCTTCGAATTTGCCGAGCGGATCAAAAACCGCTTTGATGATGTTAAGGTGGTGGAAAACCCGCCTTGTAATGCGCATTTGATTACCGGCGATGACGTTGATTTAACCAAGTTTCCAATCATCACTCATTTTCCTATTGATGCCGGTCCCTATATTACCTCCGGCCTGACCGTGGCCAAAGATCCGGAAACTGGCTGTGAAACACTGGGTTTTCATCGTCTGCAACTGAAGGGAAAAAACAAGCTGGGAATTTCCTTCCACTCCCGTCAGCGGATGTGGGAATTTTTCAGAAAGAGTGAGGAACGGGGCGAAAACATGAAAGCCGCCATTTGTATTGGCGTTCATCCAAATATTGCCTTGGGTTCGCAAGCTTCGATTCCGTATCATTTAGGAAAATACGGTGCCATCGGCGGATTATTCGGGGAACCCCTGGAAGTATCTCCCTGTGCCACCATGGATCTCAATGTGCCTACCTATGCGGAAATTGTGCTGGAAGGGGAAGTGCTCTGCAATGTCAGAGAACCGGAGGGCCCTTTTGCTGAATATACCAATTACGCCTGCTTCCGCAGCACCGAAAATGTTTTCCAGGTCAATGCTATCCGTTATCGGGAAAAACCGATTTTCCATGATATTACCCCAGCTATGAGCAGCGAACACATTACCATCGTATCGATCCAGCGAGAAGGCGATATCACCAAGTTTTTAAAACAGAATCTGCCCAACATCAAGGCCGTTCATTCGCCGTTATCTTCCTGCGGGATTTTCCACTGCTATGTGTCGATGAAGAAAACTGCCGAAGGCCAGGCGCAACAGGTTATTTTAACCGCCTTGGGGATGGATCATCACATTAAAATGGTCATTGTTGTGGACGAGGATGTGGATGTCTTCAACGAACAGGAAGTGCTGTGGGCCATGGCCACCCGGCTTCAGGCTGATAAAGGTGTCATGATCTTCCCCCATATGATGGGCGAAACTCTGGATCCCTCCACCGGTGACGATGGCCTTACGGCCAAAATGGGCATCGACGCCACCAAGCCCCTCAGCGGCTACTCACCAAAAATCGACATTGACGAAAATGTCATTAACGATATCAAGCGATTGTTTAAACACGTCAAATAG
- a CDS encoding ATP-binding cassette domain-containing protein — translation MKPIIQLDIKALTFPDEQEPALKNIKLNINEGEFIAITGGAASGKSLLLHAITSAAPKFYPCTLSGTVTIADQDVSSIPLCQMADYLGYMMQEPQNQMVNRCVGDELAFGVSNLNLSQDEIANRVNEIMDFLGIRAFSDRTTDALSGGQAQKVVLGSILALKTPILLLDQPTAELDPKASTELYRHLGQLNREKKVTTLVVMDKSGEVLKDAHQVLVMEAGTVKDFLPVAEYQQKYGFRKNNRRAEPIQVDKNTDVIKLNGASHTYKGGITGCLPLNFSLKKGDFTAVIGQNGSGKSTMLKLIEGLVKPSSGSVELFGIPVTKKNVGELRRRIGFLFQNPDDQIFCSSVRDEISYVLKSKNDSKKLNEQETNQKIQETLALIGLEGLEEMHPQRLSRGQRQLLALGSVVINDPELIIADEPTSGLNGAQSQLVMEKLALLSSQGVSILLVTHDLTEARDFANRIVVMHNHQLALEFEAEEMDNYIKELVRLELMEGGDL, via the coding sequence ATGAAACCCATCATCCAACTGGATATCAAAGCGCTCACCTTTCCGGACGAGCAGGAACCAGCGCTAAAAAACATCAAACTAAATATCAATGAGGGCGAATTCATTGCCATTACCGGCGGGGCGGCTTCAGGGAAATCACTGCTGCTCCATGCCATTACCTCGGCGGCACCGAAGTTTTATCCCTGTACGTTATCTGGGACAGTGACGATAGCCGATCAGGATGTGTCAAGCATTCCGCTTTGCCAAATGGCCGACTATCTGGGATATATGATGCAGGAACCGCAAAACCAGATGGTTAACCGGTGCGTTGGCGATGAGTTGGCTTTTGGGGTGTCTAATCTCAATTTGAGTCAGGACGAAATTGCGAATCGGGTCAATGAGATCATGGATTTTCTGGGGATTCGGGCGTTTTCAGATCGGACAACGGATGCCTTATCCGGCGGACAAGCTCAGAAGGTGGTGTTGGGGAGCATTCTGGCATTGAAAACTCCAATCCTGCTGCTGGATCAGCCCACGGCCGAACTGGACCCGAAAGCCAGCACCGAGCTGTATCGCCATCTGGGTCAGCTGAATCGGGAGAAAAAAGTGACCACCCTGGTGGTCATGGATAAATCCGGCGAAGTCTTAAAAGATGCCCATCAGGTACTGGTGATGGAAGCTGGGACGGTCAAAGATTTTCTGCCGGTCGCCGAATATCAGCAAAAATATGGTTTCCGCAAAAACAACCGTCGGGCCGAACCGATCCAGGTGGATAAAAATACCGACGTGATTAAGCTAAACGGCGCGTCCCATACCTATAAGGGCGGGATAACCGGATGTCTGCCCCTGAATTTTAGTCTGAAAAAAGGCGATTTCACGGCTGTCATTGGTCAGAATGGTTCGGGTAAGTCCACCATGCTTAAACTTATCGAAGGTTTGGTCAAACCGAGCTCAGGCTCGGTCGAACTGTTTGGAATCCCGGTGACAAAGAAAAATGTGGGTGAATTGCGACGCCGAATCGGATTTCTGTTTCAGAATCCCGATGATCAGATCTTTTGCAGTTCTGTCAGAGATGAAATAAGTTATGTACTTAAAAGTAAAAATGACAGTAAAAAACTTAATGAGCAAGAGACGAACCAAAAAATTCAGGAAACCCTGGCCCTGATTGGACTGGAGGGGCTGGAGGAAATGCATCCCCAGCGATTGAGCCGGGGCCAGCGCCAATTATTGGCACTTGGTTCGGTGGTTATTAATGATCCAGAGCTGATCATTGCCGATGAACCGACCTCTGGCTTAAACGGTGCCCAGAGTCAATTGGTGATGGAAAAACTGGCCCTGCTCAGCAGTCAGGGTGTCAGCATTTTGCTGGTGACCCACGATTTAACGGAAGCCAGAGACTTTGCCAATCGGATTGTGGTGATGCACAACCATCAGCTGGCCTTGGAATTTGAGGCAGAAGAAATGGATAATTATATTAAAGAATTAGTTCGACTGGAACTCATGGAAGGAGGCGATTTATAA
- a CDS encoding nitroreductase family protein yields the protein MPLGFKEAMEGRRSIYEICDESPISAEEILEIIDSSTKHVPSAFNSQSQRVAVLFGERHLEFWGIVMETLRKIVLAEDFRATEKKINGFAAGCGTLLFYDDTSVTKGLMERFTPYKESFPVWAEQSNGMLQFAIWSQLEAEGLGATIQHYNPIIDKEVKDAFNIPSAWRLIAQMPFGGPTAEPIQKEFVPIEKRVIVIE from the coding sequence ATGCCATTAGGTTTTAAGGAAGCAATGGAAGGACGCCGCTCAATATATGAAATATGTGATGAAAGTCCAATTTCCGCTGAAGAAATACTTGAAATTATCGATAGTTCAACCAAGCATGTGCCTTCAGCATTTAACAGTCAAAGTCAACGTGTCGCTGTTTTATTTGGTGAACGACATTTGGAGTTTTGGGGAATTGTGATGGAAACCCTCAGAAAAATTGTTTTAGCTGAAGATTTTCGTGCAACCGAAAAAAAGATCAATGGTTTTGCAGCAGGATGCGGTACGCTGTTATTTTATGATGATACCTCAGTTACCAAGGGTCTTATGGAACGGTTTACGCCATACAAAGAGAGTTTTCCGGTTTGGGCCGAACAGTCCAATGGGATGCTCCAATTTGCAATTTGGAGCCAGCTGGAAGCAGAAGGCTTAGGGGCAACCATTCAACACTACAACCCAATTATTGATAAAGAAGTTAAGGATGCCTTTAATATTCCGTCGGCCTGGCGCTTAATTGCGCAAATGCCCTTTGGAGGCCCAACAGCAGAACCGATTCAAAAAGAATTTGTGCCAATTGAAAAGCGAGTGATTGTAATCGAATAG
- a CDS encoding hydantoinase B/oxoprolinase family protein: MNQRTDDIINRTVIMNRLDSITSEMGIALERSAHSPIFAEACDFACCICDEDGELVSQLSGIPILATAGSFSVKAVLRKFGGVIEDGDVFIINDPYDGGNHLPDIGIITPVFYEDKLLFFCVSRAHHGDIGGSTAGSYNPKATEIFQEGLRIPPTRLMKNNEMITDVLELIRLNTRNPEMLTSDFLAQIGSNRLAARRIKEMLSTYSVATVKKAVTESLIQTETLTRQRIAAIPDGTYTAVDYIDDDGFQTEPVKIAVAVTITGDRMLVDFSGTDAQVKGFINTSVVTATCASGIAALWFLGKDIPRNSGAFRCIEVNLPVGSLVNPNLPAPMTLCTLTPASEIIGVIFKALDQAQSGRVSAGYHRYLGPSFYGVDPRNDRYYVGFSFCSLGSGGAMSGHDGKPYMATLSNFGGVKAPNIESNEVQYPHMTLHHEMDGDTAGAGEYRGGSGMKYAFEITAEKGDVVNFGDGIKFAPYGLRGGHQGSLNRSVFVHDGEKIIMESKEAPRHAVKGDRIYLNTSSGGGWGEPMKRPPQKVYDDVLDEIISKETAEAVYGVIINEAGIDYEKTEKRRNLS, translated from the coding sequence ATGAATCAGCGAACTGACGATATCATTAACCGCACCGTAATTATGAACCGGCTGGACAGCATCACCAGTGAAATGGGCATCGCCCTGGAGCGCTCGGCTCATTCCCCAATTTTTGCCGAAGCCTGTGATTTTGCCTGCTGTATTTGCGATGAAGACGGCGAGTTGGTCTCCCAACTCAGCGGCATCCCGATCCTAGCTACAGCGGGATCCTTCAGCGTTAAAGCAGTGCTGCGAAAATTTGGAGGAGTCATCGAAGATGGCGACGTTTTTATTATCAATGATCCCTATGACGGCGGCAACCATCTGCCAGATATCGGAATCATTACCCCGGTGTTTTATGAGGACAAATTGTTGTTTTTTTGTGTCAGCCGCGCCCATCATGGTGACATCGGCGGTTCCACCGCTGGCAGCTACAACCCCAAGGCGACGGAGATCTTTCAGGAAGGGCTGCGGATTCCGCCGACCCGCCTGATGAAAAATAACGAAATGATTACCGATGTGCTAGAGCTGATCCGACTGAATACCCGGAATCCGGAAATGCTCACCAGCGATTTTCTGGCTCAGATCGGTTCCAACCGACTGGCAGCCCGACGGATCAAAGAGATGTTAAGCACCTATTCGGTGGCCACCGTGAAGAAAGCGGTGACGGAGTCGTTGATTCAGACCGAAACTCTGACCCGCCAGCGGATTGCCGCCATTCCTGATGGCACCTACACGGCGGTGGATTATATTGATGACGACGGTTTTCAGACCGAACCGGTCAAAATTGCGGTGGCAGTTACCATCACCGGCGACCGGATGCTGGTGGATTTTTCCGGCACCGATGCCCAGGTTAAAGGCTTTATCAACACCTCGGTGGTGACGGCCACCTGTGCTTCCGGGATTGCCGCCCTGTGGTTTCTGGGCAAAGACATTCCCCGGAACAGTGGCGCTTTCCGTTGTATTGAGGTCAATCTGCCAGTGGGCTCGCTGGTTAATCCCAATCTCCCGGCACCGATGACCCTTTGCACCCTGACCCCGGCCAGTGAGATCATCGGCGTGATCTTCAAAGCTTTGGATCAGGCGCAGTCGGGTCGGGTATCCGCTGGCTACCATCGTTATTTGGGGCCATCTTTTTATGGCGTGGATCCCCGGAATGATCGCTACTACGTCGGCTTTTCCTTCTGTTCGCTGGGCAGTGGCGGCGCCATGTCCGGCCATGACGGCAAACCCTATATGGCGACCTTATCGAATTTTGGCGGGGTCAAGGCACCGAATATCGAATCCAATGAGGTCCAGTACCCGCATATGACCCTGCATCATGAAATGGATGGCGATACCGCCGGAGCCGGCGAGTATCGCGGTGGCTCCGGCATGAAATATGCCTTTGAGATCACTGCCGAAAAAGGCGATGTGGTCAATTTTGGCGATGGCATTAAATTTGCTCCCTATGGGCTCCGAGGCGGGCATCAGGGCAGCCTGAACCGCAGCGTTTTTGTTCATGACGGCGAGAAAATCATCATGGAAAGTAAGGAAGCCCCCCGCCATGCGGTGAAAGGTGATCGGATTTACCTGAATACCAGCAGTGGCGGCGGCTGGGGCGAGCCGATGAAACGACCCCCGCAAAAAGTCTATGACGATGTACTCGATGAGATTATTTCCAAAGAAACCGCCGAAGCAGTTTATGGGGTCATCATTAATGAAGCGGGCATCGATTATGAAAAAACAGAAAAACGGAGAAACCTTTCATGA
- a CDS encoding hydantoinase/oxoprolinase family protein, with protein MIKIAIDTGGTFTDYTSVGCFGDQAEQRIALKNPTNHDHPAQGILAGLKELAVVWGTDLEKLLAQTEKISLGTTLALNALLEKKGVKTALFTTEGFRDALEIRRAQLANQWDLAIENPMVLVPRRLRLGIEQRMDYQGAVIKPLNEAAVRAACQKCREADVKAIAVCYLFSFLNPGHEKRTAEIIREELPNVFVSLSSEVSPRIREYERTTTTVINAYCTPVLADYLKNVKKELAVFGWDKPVHIMKNSGGLSDSQALENFGVKTLLSGPAGGAVGNLSLGKYLGRTHTVLADMGGTSFDLHVVSGGVNQLVPQTELDGYPLSIPMIDIRSIGAGGGSIAHVEAGGRVQIGPDSAGSIPGPACYNQGGEQPTVTDALLVLGLINGDNFLGGKLPLSMDQAVKAIKEKVADPLNLSVQDAARIIYSITAEMMADAMRLVTTQKGNDPRIYSLISAGGAFGLFAAKIMESLQMPEALIPVQGPVFCSWGMLGAACRYDINQSILMEKRQWDAQRLNTMVAAMKAEGSAQLERLGVAKSRQRFDLMLEMRYVSQHHEISVPWTQGEFGPESVKDVEQAFYKTHEAIYEYAEAKDWEIIDLHLACSELDQKNILFPTSKATSSVTTKMMTTKTVAGEVFNCQGEIDVPVYRDGDFKESISGPALIDFAYTTLIVPNGFYCIQEDEGIFALRKEATHESAN; from the coding sequence ATGATAAAAATTGCGATTGACACCGGCGGTACCTTTACCGATTATACATCGGTGGGCTGTTTCGGGGATCAGGCCGAACAGCGGATTGCCCTGAAAAACCCCACCAATCATGACCATCCGGCTCAGGGTATTCTGGCAGGACTTAAAGAACTGGCAGTGGTCTGGGGAACTGACCTGGAAAAGTTATTGGCTCAGACCGAAAAAATATCCCTGGGAACCACTCTGGCACTCAACGCCCTATTGGAGAAAAAAGGGGTTAAGACCGCCTTGTTCACCACCGAGGGATTTCGGGATGCCCTGGAAATCCGCCGGGCGCAGTTGGCTAATCAGTGGGATCTGGCCATTGAAAACCCGATGGTTCTGGTACCCCGGCGGTTGCGACTGGGCATTGAACAGCGGATGGATTACCAGGGGGCTGTGATTAAGCCCCTTAATGAAGCGGCTGTTCGGGCAGCCTGTCAGAAATGTCGGGAAGCTGACGTAAAAGCGATTGCGGTTTGTTATCTGTTTTCATTTCTTAATCCGGGTCATGAAAAGCGGACCGCTGAAATTATTCGAGAAGAACTGCCTAACGTTTTTGTGTCATTATCTTCGGAAGTCTCCCCCCGAATCCGGGAGTACGAACGGACCACTACCACGGTGATTAACGCCTATTGCACCCCGGTGCTGGCCGATTATCTGAAGAATGTCAAAAAAGAACTGGCCGTTTTTGGCTGGGATAAGCCGGTGCATATTATGAAAAACAGCGGCGGCCTCAGCGATTCACAAGCCTTGGAGAACTTTGGGGTTAAGACCCTGTTATCCGGGCCCGCCGGCGGCGCCGTCGGTAATTTATCCTTAGGCAAATACCTGGGTCGAACCCATACGGTTCTGGCAGACATGGGCGGAACCAGCTTTGACCTCCATGTGGTCAGTGGCGGTGTCAATCAATTGGTGCCCCAAACCGAACTGGATGGCTATCCCTTAAGCATTCCGATGATCGATATCCGCTCCATCGGTGCCGGTGGCGGCAGTATTGCCCATGTGGAAGCTGGCGGGCGGGTGCAGATTGGCCCGGACTCAGCCGGTTCGATTCCCGGCCCGGCCTGCTACAACCAGGGCGGCGAGCAACCCACGGTTACCGATGCGCTGCTGGTGTTGGGACTGATCAACGGCGACAATTTTCTGGGCGGTAAGCTGCCGTTGTCGATGGATCAGGCAGTTAAGGCCATTAAAGAAAAGGTGGCAGACCCCTTAAATCTTTCGGTGCAGGATGCTGCTCGGATTATCTACAGCATCACTGCCGAAATGATGGCCGATGCCATGCGGCTGGTGACCACCCAAAAAGGGAATGATCCGCGAATTTACAGCCTCATCAGTGCCGGTGGCGCCTTTGGCCTGTTTGCGGCCAAGATTATGGAATCCCTGCAGATGCCAGAAGCCCTGATTCCGGTACAGGGGCCGGTCTTCTGTTCCTGGGGAATGCTGGGAGCCGCCTGCCGTTATGACATTAACCAAAGTATTCTGATGGAAAAAAGACAATGGGATGCCCAGCGGTTAAATACCATGGTTGCGGCGATGAAGGCCGAAGGGTCGGCGCAGTTGGAACGGCTGGGAGTAGCCAAAAGCCGTCAGCGCTTTGATCTGATGCTGGAAATGCGCTATGTCAGCCAACACCACGAAATCTCGGTACCCTGGACGCAAGGCGAATTTGGTCCCGAAAGTGTCAAGGACGTGGAGCAAGCCTTCTATAAAACCCATGAAGCTATTTATGAATATGCCGAAGCCAAAGATTGGGAAATTATCGATCTGCACCTGGCCTGCTCCGAACTCGATCAGAAGAATATATTGTTCCCGACTTCAAAAGCGACAAGCAGTGTGACAACAAAAATGATGACAACCAAAACCGTTGCCGGCGAAGTCTTTAACTGCCAGGGCGAGATTGATGTCCCAGTTTATCGGGATGGCGATTTTAAAGAATCGATTTCTGGTCCGGCGCTGATTGATTTTGCCTATACGACGCTGATCGTTCCCAACGGCTTTTATTGTATTCAGGAGGACGAAGGCATCTTCGCGCTCAGAAAGGAGGCGACCCATGAATCAGCGAACTGA
- a CDS encoding UbiX family flavin prenyltransferase, producing MKIAVGITGASGVVYGIRLLEALKNTEHHVSLVLSEWGSKTIGLETSYSEDYVLSLADQVYDCRDMAAAVSSGSYGIDATVIAPCSMKTLAGIANGFSDNLIVRIGDVALKERKPLILMVRETPLTLIHLRNMTAVTEAGGIILPPMPGFYHKPQSIDDVINQSVGKVFDMLKIPHNLFTRWGHEDSHE from the coding sequence ATGAAAATTGCAGTGGGAATTACCGGGGCATCTGGGGTCGTTTATGGCATCCGGTTGCTGGAAGCTTTAAAAAATACCGAACACCATGTCTCACTTGTCTTAAGTGAATGGGGCAGCAAAACCATTGGCCTAGAAACCAGTTATTCTGAAGACTATGTGCTATCACTGGCCGACCAGGTCTACGACTGCCGGGATATGGCTGCTGCTGTGTCCAGTGGCTCCTACGGCATTGACGCCACGGTGATTGCCCCCTGCAGCATGAAAACCCTGGCTGGCATCGCCAATGGATTTAGCGATAACTTGATCGTCCGGATTGGCGATGTAGCCTTAAAAGAACGCAAACCGCTGATTTTGATGGTTCGGGAAACCCCGCTGACCTTGATTCATCTCCGGAATATGACCGCAGTTACCGAGGCTGGCGGGATTATTTTACCACCGATGCCGGGTTTTTACCATAAACCCCAATCAATTGATGATGTGATTAACCAGAGTGTCGGTAAGGTCTTTGATATGCTCAAGATCCCCCACAATCTATTTACCCGCTGGGGCCATGAGGATAGCCATGAATGA